One stretch of Macrotis lagotis isolate mMagLag1 chromosome 7, bilby.v1.9.chrom.fasta, whole genome shotgun sequence DNA includes these proteins:
- the GDF3 gene encoding growth/differentiation factor 3: MSSFFCLILGLQLTLALKKTSQIEEASLLQFMGLTKVPSPRIAQPVPSILIKIFQERQKAAAKGHYQNLCYVKEFGIPGNLIRLFQDQGALFYPKEMFQAPPCTQKFLFFNLSIITQDEQLMMAQLDLRLGLNAFNVLQQDLELMVSLVHGPAPQPHQKLLLRYLPWSHSVLHIDLLDVVKEWNSNPQSNLGLVLELLPKGDNDSTVTIHPQDTCDHWRQSIQASLMVVTLNPQECSHFPLLPRKRRATLPTQESTSKHLCRPHHLVIRFEDLGWHKWIIAPKEFRTNYCKGDCPFSLMAFFNSSNYAFLQTFMNSKTPEIPKAACVPTKLSPISMLYYDSDGNIILQHQEGMVVDECGCG, from the exons ATGTCTTCTTTCTTCTGCCTCATCCTAGGCCTTCAGTTGACCCTGGCCTTGAAGAAGACATCACAGATTGAGGAGGCTTCCTTGCTTCAATTTATGGGTCTCACCAAAGTACCCTCCCCCCGGATAGCCCAACCTGTGCCTTCTATCCTCATAAAGATCTTCCAGGAGAGACAGAAGGCAGCAGCTAAAGGGCATTACCAAAATCTTTGCTATGTGAAGGAATTTGGAATCCCTGGGAACTTGATCCGCCTTTTCCAAGATCAAG GTGCCCTTTTTTACCCCAAGGAAATGTTCCAAGCTCCACCATGCACACAGAAGTTTCTTTTCTTCAACCTTTCCATCATCACCCAAGATGAGCAGCTAATGATGGCCCAACTTGATCTGAGGTTGGGGCTTAATGCTTTCAATGTCCTGCAACAGGACTTGGAGTTAATGGTGTCTCTAGTCCACGGGCCTGCCCCTCAGCCACATCAAAAGCTCCTATTGAGGTATCTTCCCTGGTCTCACAGTGTTCTTCATATTGACCTGCTGGATGTGGTTAAGGAATGGAACTCCAACCCCCAGAGTAACCTTGGATTGGTCCTAGAGTTGTTGCCAAAAGGGGATAATGACTCTACAGTGACAATACACCCTCAAGATACCTGTGACCACTGGAGGCAGTCCATTCAGGCTTCTCTGATGGTGGTGACCCTAAACCCTCAGGAATGCTCCCACTTTCCTCTCTTACCCAGAAAGAGGAGGGCCACTCTTCCAACTCAGGAATCTACCTCGAAGCACCTCTGCCGGCCTCACCATCTGGTCATCAGATTTGAAGACCTGGGTTGGCACAAGTGGATCATTGCTCCCAAGGAGTTTAGGACCAACTACTGCAAAGGAGATTGTCCTTTCTCACTTATGGCCTTCTTTAACAGCTCCAACTATGCCTTCTTACAGACTTTCATGAATTCTAAAACCCCTGAAATCCCCAAAGCTGCCTGTGTCCCCACAAAACTATCCCCTATCTCTATGCTTTATTATGATAGTGATGGTAATATCATCCTTCAACACCAGGAGGGCATGGTGGTTGATGAATGCGGTTGTGGGTAG